The proteins below are encoded in one region of Paeniglutamicibacter cryotolerans:
- a CDS encoding class I SAM-dependent methyltransferase: MSQEHYFSTQQSTPEKRKTIQVSLGGATRKVQTSGGIFSPDRLDKGTAILLGGVPAPSPAGNLLDLGCGWGPVALSMAIASPDATVHAVDVNERSIALTRDNAASLRLGNVRAGMPESVDPAIEFDTIWSNPPIRVGKEALHELLMLWLPRLAPGGNAWLVVQKNLGADSLQKWIIGQLPSDWSVDRVSTDNAFRILKVQRPGA, from the coding sequence ATGAGCCAGGAGCATTATTTCAGCACGCAACAGTCAACCCCGGAGAAGCGAAAGACCATTCAGGTCTCTCTCGGGGGTGCCACCCGCAAGGTCCAGACCTCCGGCGGGATCTTCAGCCCGGACCGCTTAGACAAGGGAACTGCCATCCTGCTGGGCGGAGTCCCCGCCCCCTCGCCGGCCGGGAATCTCTTGGACCTCGGCTGCGGCTGGGGGCCGGTGGCCTTGAGCATGGCCATCGCCTCACCCGATGCCACGGTCCATGCCGTCGACGTCAACGAACGCAGCATCGCCCTGACCCGCGACAACGCAGCCTCGCTGCGCCTGGGCAATGTCCGGGCCGGCATGCCGGAGTCCGTGGACCCCGCGATTGAATTCGATACCATCTGGTCCAACCCGCCCATCCGCGTGGGCAAGGAGGCACTGCATGAACTCTTGATGCTGTGGCTTCCGCGGCTGGCACCGGGCGGCAACGCCTGGCTCGTGGTGCAGAAGAACCTGGGTGCCGATTCCCTGCAGAAGTGGATCATCGGCCAGCTCCCCTCCGACTGGTCCGTCGATCGCGTTTCCACGGACAACGCCTTCCGAATCCTCAAGGTCCAGCGCCCCGGAGCCTGA